The DNA segment ATTCTCTGCGATTAGATTCTTctgtttttctcttttgttaTACTTTGCAGTACTATTCAGCAGAAAGTCTCTTGTTTCTGcaagttttaatgtttttttttagagaTAATAAAGAGTTAACCTCGTCATTTTGTTTATGCAACacagttttgttatttttcaaCTTATtaatgaagcaaaaaaaaaacattaaggaAAAACAAGAAATGTCTTAGAACAAGAGAGAGATTAGATGCAATGAAAAGCTCAagattttttcatataacaaAGTTTCATCAGATTATTTATTACACATAGAAATTCCTTTTCCTTATCTTCATCCCCCAGAAGAAGATCAATAAGGATAGGGATGTAAAGGTAATTATGCAGCTTTCCCATTGGagaaaaatcagagaaattGGGGGTTTAAACTTTAAAGGTTAGAAGAAGATTCATTTTCCTCGTATTAATTACATGGGCCCGGCCCATTAAAGCTTAGGCTCGACCAAACTAATAAACAATAGTCTAGTAAATAACTTTCATGGAGTCCCCTTGATGTAAAAGAAAGAgcagtttaaattttatttatttcggtTTTTGTAAGGTATAAACGGCCGATGGCTATTATTACATTCCTGAATATCCAAACACTTATGAAGACAACACAGAGAAGTGGCTGTCTGGCTGACTTAATGTTCGTGCATTCATGTCCAAAAGTTTATATCGATTTTGTGTTTCAATCATGATTATAGTAGAACAAGTTCCATCAATTTGTAAAAGCTTCAAGCCTTCAACTTCTTTTGCCTTATCTTCATCCGCCACTACTTCAGTGACATTAAGCATTGAGATATGCTCTTCATAACCAAATCTGACTCTCACAGCAAAGGAATTGATGATATACTTATCAAGGTCGTGTCAAGCAAGATCAGTAGCTTAAATAACAATGTGATGCAGATAAGTATTTgaaatatttccaaatatcttgttatttattttattagttatattaatatagaaattacaaaataaaagtaaGTATTTAATTTGAGACCAACCTGGAAATTATCATAATCCAAATAAATAACAAGatttttggaaatattccaAATACTTATCTGCATCACAATGTTATCCACCCGGTGAGCGTTGAACCTCACCTCTGCTGTTGGAGCTGCAAGCATTAAGTGATAAGGAAATgacattattatttatataaaacactCCCAAAGCGTATAAGACGGTGTTCAGTGACATTATCCATTGAGATGTGCTCTTCAATACTTTTCGGAAGCAGAAATGTTCGTACGGACTCATTAGTAATAGAGACTAAGATCAGAATCGTGTATATCAATCTAATCTAGTTGTATTGTAAGTAGCTGAAAAAGTCTTTTTAGTCGACGAAGTAAACGGCGTGTAACGGGCAATTGTGATAGTGGAGAGTATGCCCCATAAGAGCATGTACAACGCGGGTTGTTAGTTAATCCTTAAGTGTAATCCTTAGCTTTTTGTGAttaaataaacaataaaaatatcgATTAAGCTAAGGATGAATCCTAAATTAAGGATTAAAAGGACGGAATCCGTAATGCGCTGGCGTTACGTGAGTGGCTGGAGTCACATTTGTTTTTGGTGGGGTGAGTGAAAAAAAAACGCGAAGAAATTCATTTGTTCGacccaaggaaaaaaaaaaccagaggCGTGACGGAGGCGATAGAGGGGCGAATCGTGATCGTCGTTGTCGAAGGTAAATCCGGCTTCTCTGTCTGTTAATTTTTCTTCTGGGCTTGATGCATGTTCATTTCATCGGTTGAAAGGGTTCGATTGTGGGGTTTAAATAGAATTAGGGTTTGAAATGGGATTGGGGATTTCAATCGAATTAGGGTTTTTGTCTGGGtttgtaattttcttattttcgaGGCGATGTTGTGTTGTTATTGACGCGATTCCAGGTTCTGGATTGAGTAAATGGGATTGGGGATTTTATTCGAATTAGGGGTTTCTTCTGCGTTTGCTAATTTGTTCTTTTAGATAGGATTGTTTGTTGTTCTCGTCGGGAATGAAATCGAAATAGGGTTTTGTTCTGGATTGAAATCGTATAATGGTTTTCTTGTCGGTTCACACTCGATAAAAGGTTTGAGGCTGGATTTGTTTTCGTTGCAGGTACAGAAATGGAGGAAGAACTTCGAGATATGAAAGCACACAAAGCGTACATCAGCATGGTTGATTTCGTTGCAGAAGCGCAACAGGGCATTCCCAAACTGTGCCCCTGTGGCTCAATCACGAAGGAAACCGTTGATGAAGAGGACACTTACGACTACCTCCCTGGGAAAAGATACTTCATCTGCAAAGACTTCGAGGTGTGAACTTTTATTTCTATCTCATTTATTTATATGCgattcttgttcttccttaTTTGTTTGTTGTTTGACCAATTTCCACTATTT comes from the Brassica rapa cultivar Chiifu-401-42 chromosome A01, CAAS_Brap_v3.01, whole genome shotgun sequence genome and includes:
- the LOC103834714 gene encoding uncharacterized protein LOC103834714 → MEEELRDMKAHKAYISMVDFVAEAQQGIPKLCPCGSITKETVDEEDTYDYLPGKRYFICKDFENDGLHFRQPWVTGVTEEVERLKLRVHEHEKLLRECEALKAQVAMLVKRVTELELLH